The genomic region GTCCCCGTCCCGCACCCACAGCTCGCTGCGCTCGTTCCGGTGCGCGGACTCCTTGCGGTAGGCCGCCAGGAAGCTGCCCTTGCGGTAGGAGCTCTCCACGACCTCCCCGCGGTAGGGCGACCGGTTCACGTGCACGTCGACGACGGAGAGGAAGACGCTGACCTGCTGCCACTCGCCCTCCGGGGCGACGCCGTCCTGAGGCGCCCCGGCGACCATCACCACGCCGTCGGCGGGGGAGAGGACGTCGTCCGGATCCGGCGGCACGGTGTCGCACCGCCGGTCGGGGTCACGGAAGAACAGGGCCATGTAGGCCGAGAGGGCCAGGAAGGGCCATACGGCCCAGCGGCGTCGGGCCGCGCCGAGGGCGGCGGCGGGAAGAAGGGGTCCGGTGATGAAAGGCCACCCGGCCCGGTCGATGCGCATGGTGGGCAAACGGTACCGGCCCTTGTATGTGCCCGGTCCCGACGTCCGGGGTCGACCGGGCGCCGAGGCGCGGTCGGGGTCGGTGCTGAGCTCGGAGGTGCCGTTCGGGAACGACCGCGGCAGGCCATCGTGGCGTCGTCCCGGAGGCCGCCGCCCGTGGTTGCGAGACGACGGGCGGCGCCGGCCGACGGATGTCGGACGGCGCCGTCCGAGGCGCTGCGGGAGGGTCAGGCGGCGGCCTTCGTCTCCCAGAAGATCTTGTCGATCTCGGCGATGTAGTCGAGCAGCTTCTGACCCTCGGCCGGATCCATGCTGTTCTTGGCGGCACCGCCACCGGCCTGCTTGGTGGCCTTGTTGAACAGTTCGTGCAGCTGCGGGTACTTCTCGAAGTGCGGGGGCTTGAAGTAGTCGGTCCACAGCACCCACAGGTGGTGCTTGACCAGGTCGGCGCGCTGCTCCTTGATCAGCACGGCGCGCTGGCGGAAGACCGGGTCCTCGTTGCCCTGGTACTTCTCCTGGATGGCCTTGACCGACTCCGCTTCGATGCGGGCCTGGGCCGGGTCGTACACGCCGCAGGGGAGGTCGCAGTGAGCGGTGGCCTCCACGGTGGAGAACATGCTGGTGAAACGCATGGATGTGCCTCCGGATGTCGTGGGGTTGTGTCGTCTGCGACCCTACTCGCGGTGGTCCACGGCGACAGTGCGGGAGACGGGGGCCATGCTTGCCTCCCCGGGCTCGACAGCCCCTGGGCGCTGGTCCGGGTGAGCGGCCCGTCGATGTCCCCGACGGTGCGGCACGGCGATCGGCTGCTCGTCCGCCGCGTCCGGCCCCGAGCCGACGTCGCACACGGGACCGTCGTCCTGGCCCGGTTCCCCTCACGACCGGAGCTGCTGGTCGTCAAGCGGGTGCGCCGGTCGGTCCCCGGCGGGCACTGGGTCGAGGGCGACAACCAGTTCGTCGAGGACGACAGCCGGGCGTTCGGGCCGGCGGTCGTGCTCGGCCATGTCGTGGCGCGCCTGTGGCCGCGGCCCGGCCGCCTGCCCTCGGCGCCGTCGGTCTGAGACGGAGGCCCTGAGATGGAGGGCCCTGACCGACGAGGGGTCGCCCGCCTTTCGATTACGCTCGATGTCCATGGGTGCAGACACCATGGGCGATCAGCCGGCCGACCGCTTCGCCGACGACCCGGCCTTCGCCGTCCACGAGGGCGGGAAGCTATCGGTGACGCCGACCCGGTCGATCGACTCCATCGCCGACCTCGCCCTCACCTACACACCCGGGGTCGCCCGCGTCTCCAGCGCCATCGCCGCCGAGCCGGACCTGGCCCGGCGGTTCACCTGGGCTCCCCGTGTGGTGGCGGTGGTCTCCGACGGCACGGCGGTGCTCGGCCTGGGCGACATCGGTCCGGTCGCCTCCCTGCCGGTCATGGAGGGCAAGGCGTGCCTGTTCAAGGAGTTCGGCGGGCTCGACGCCGTCCCCATCGTGCTGAGCAGCACCGACGTCGACACGATCGTCGAGACCGTCGCGGCGATGGCGCCGTC from Blastococcus colisei harbors:
- a CDS encoding phosphatidylserine decarboxylase, producing the protein MRIDRAGWPFITGPLLPAAALGAARRRWAVWPFLALSAYMALFFRDPDRRCDTVPPDPDDVLSPADGVVMVAGAPQDGVAPEGEWQQVSVFLSVVDVHVNRSPYRGEVVESSYRKGSFLAAYRKESAHRNERSELWVRDGDRTVVFRQIVGVLARRIVTRTGPGQRLATGERMGLMKFGSRMDVFLPPECTVTVTKGQRVRGGETVIARWPAAG
- the sodN gene encoding superoxide dismutase, Ni, with the translated sequence MRFTSMFSTVEATAHCDLPCGVYDPAQARIEAESVKAIQEKYQGNEDPVFRQRAVLIKEQRADLVKHHLWVLWTDYFKPPHFEKYPQLHELFNKATKQAGGGAAKNSMDPAEGQKLLDYIAEIDKIFWETKAAA
- a CDS encoding S26 family signal peptidase, with the translated sequence MVHGDSAGDGGHACLPGLDSPWALVRVSGPSMSPTVRHGDRLLVRRVRPRADVAHGTVVLARFPSRPELLVVKRVRRSVPGGHWVEGDNQFVEDDSRAFGPAVVLGHVVARLWPRPGRLPSAPSV